Proteins found in one Actinomycetota bacterium genomic segment:
- the thiO gene encoding glycine oxidase ThiO, with product MDTLVIGAGPIGLGIAWRAAQRGRDVVVLDRGEPGGGASFHAAGMLAPITEATYGEEALLALTLESARRYPGFRRELAAASGHDLASAAPGTLFVALDRDQLEALRHLHAFQAASGLDARWLDAAACREHEPGLHPRVRAGILTAEQEVDPRRLTAALGAALAAAGGTIRTGAGVRRVLVDSGVCTGAELDGGEQVTFDQVSLDPKGGRVVLAAGCWSGGIGGVPAAVREAVRPVKGQILRLRPRPGDGLPIRHIVRTEEVYLVPRALPGAGPGDPARGEVVVGATVEERGFDQSLTGGGMFELLRAAIEAVPAVRELELVEASAGLRPGSRDNAPLLGPVGTGPAGLLIATGHYRNGILLTPVTADALGDVLAGAPVPDLVRPFLPDRFRRANPAPARAS from the coding sequence ATGGACACCCTCGTGATCGGAGCCGGGCCGATCGGCCTCGGCATCGCCTGGCGGGCGGCGCAGCGCGGCCGGGACGTGGTCGTGCTCGACCGGGGTGAACCCGGGGGCGGCGCTTCGTTCCATGCCGCAGGCATGTTGGCCCCCATCACCGAGGCCACCTACGGCGAGGAGGCCCTGCTGGCCCTCACCCTGGAGAGCGCCCGGCGCTACCCGGGCTTCCGCCGGGAGCTGGCCGCCGCCAGCGGCCACGACCTGGCCTCGGCGGCACCCGGGACCCTGTTCGTGGCCCTCGACCGGGACCAGCTCGAGGCCCTGCGCCACCTCCACGCCTTCCAGGCGGCCTCCGGGCTCGATGCCCGCTGGCTGGACGCCGCCGCCTGCCGGGAGCATGAGCCGGGGCTCCACCCCCGGGTGCGGGCCGGCATCCTGACCGCCGAGCAGGAGGTGGACCCCCGCCGGCTCACGGCGGCCCTGGGCGCGGCCCTGGCGGCCGCGGGCGGGACCATCCGCACCGGTGCCGGCGTGCGCCGCGTCCTGGTGGACTCCGGCGTGTGCACCGGGGCCGAGCTGGACGGCGGCGAGCAGGTCACCTTCGACCAGGTCAGCCTCGACCCGAAGGGGGGCCGGGTCGTGCTGGCCGCCGGGTGCTGGTCCGGGGGGATCGGCGGTGTGCCGGCGGCGGTGCGCGAGGCGGTGCGCCCGGTCAAGGGCCAGATCCTGCGCCTCCGGCCCCGGCCGGGCGACGGGCTCCCCATCCGCCACATCGTCCGGACCGAGGAGGTGTACCTCGTGCCCCGCGCCCTCCCGGGCGCCGGGCCGGGCGACCCTGCGCGCGGCGAGGTGGTCGTGGGCGCCACGGTCGAGGAGCGCGGGTTCGACCAGTCGCTCACCGGCGGAGGCATGTTCGAGCTGCTCCGGGCGGCCATCGAGGCCGTTCCGGCGGTGCGCGAGCTGGAACTGGTGGAGGCCTCGGCCGGCCTGCGTCCGGGGAGCCGGGACAACGCCCCCCTGCTCGGCCCGGTCGGCACCGGCCCGGCGGGCCTGCTGATCGCCACTGGCCACTACCGCAACGGGATCCTGCTCACCCCGGTGACCGCCGACGCCCTGGGCGACGTCCTCGCCGGCGCCCCGGTCCCCGACCTGGTCCGGCCCTTCCTCCCCGACCGGTTTCGCCGAGCGAACCCCGCCCCCGCGAGGGCCTCGTGA